From the genome of Anaerolineae bacterium:
GCCGGCGCCAAAACGTGGCTGTTGCCGCTGGATAAACAAACCGTGCGCACCGTAGACCGCACCGGCGGCACTTTTTTGCACACCTCTCGCACCAACCCCGCCAAAGTCAAGGCGGGCAGCATCCCGGAATTTCTGCGCAAACCCGGCTGGAACCCTGAATCCAGAGAGTGTCTGGATTTTACCCCGCACGTTCTCAAAAACCTGGAACACCTGGGTGTTGATGTGTTAATTCCCATTGGCGGGGACGATACCTTGAGCTATGGCCATCGTCTCCATACCGAAGGCTTTCCTATTGTGGCCGTGCCTAAAACTATGGACAACGATGTGCACGGCACGGATTATTGTATTGGTTTCTCCACTGCCGTCACCCGCAGCGTGAATTTTATCCATAATTTGCGCACCAGTGTTGGCTCACATGAGCGTATTGGCATTATTGAGCTTTTTGGCCGCAACTCCGGCGAGACCTCCCTCATCTCCGCTTACCTGGCCGATGTAGACCGGGCCATCATTTCCGAAGTGCCCTTTGACCCGGAAAAATTGGCTCAATTACTCAAGCAAGACAAAAACAACAACCCCAGTAATTATGCTCTGATGACCATCTCCGAGGGGGCCTCGTTGATTGACGGCAATATTCTGGAGCGGGGCGCAGAAGACGCCTACGGCCATAAAAAACTGGGCGGCATTGGCGCAATTACGGGCGACTTGTTGAAAAAACTCACGGGCGAAAACATTATTTACCAACAGGTAGCCTATTTAATGCGTTCCGGCACCCCAGACTCGGTTGACTTGATGGTTGGTTTTAACTTTGCCAACATGGTGATGGATTTGATTGCCCAAAAAAAGTTTGGCCGGATGGTGGCCCTGCGCGAAGGCAAATATACCGACGTACCGGCCAATATTCTTTCTCAGGGCGTCAAGCGAGTAGATGTGGATGAGTTATATGATATTAATGCCTATCGGCCTAAAGTGCGCCACGTGAGCCAAAAACCCCTGTTTCTTTACTAAGGGTTTGTTCAGATTTTATTTCCAAAACAAGCCAATTACCCCAAAAAAGTACCAATAAACCGCCTTGACTTGCCGCCAGGGCCATGTTAAACTGATTTTATAATCCTCTGAACATGCCCGTATGTTCAAAACTCAGCAAGATATTCTCAGGATGAATGATTGGCAGGGATTATGCTTCTTTCTGAATCCTGTTCGGCACCCAGGCGCGTAATTTACCAGCAGCACATGGTCTATATATGAAAACAGTGACCGGCTCTCCCAGAAATGAGTTGCTCCAAAAATCCACCAAAATACCCGTCCTGTTGCTCATTTCTATGGCCATTATCTTCAATATCTTGGCCCCCATTTTTGCCTTCAACTGGACGCAACAGCCGTTTTTAGGCGCGTTTTTTTATCCCCAACTGGTGGCCGCAGACGCATACAATCCAGATTGGAACGCCCGTAAACTGGGCCTGCAAGCCGCCGATGTTTTGTTAAGCGTTGATGACCGGCCGGTTTCCTCAAACCGCAGCCTCAACTATCTTCTGCGGCAAAAACAGGTCAGTCAAACTGTTACCCTGCACCTGGCGCGAGAGTCTGCGCCGGCCAATACCGCCGACACCTTATCTGTTTTCCTGACCCCATTTTCTTTGAAAGATTTTGTTATCTTTTTCTGGTTGCCCTACGGCATTGGCCTGGTGTATCTGCTCCTGGGCGTGCTGGCCTACCGCCTGGGTGGCGGCGAGCGGGTGGGGGAAACCTTTGTCACTTTTTGTGTTTTTGTTTCAATGTTCACCGGGGGGCTATTTGACCTCTACACGTTCAATTTTCTGAGCTGGCTTTGGGCCTTTGTTTTACCCCTGTCCGGGGCCAGCTTGTTGCACCTGGCTTTTGTGTTTCCCAAAGAAACGCGCCTGGCCCGGCGCAGGCCCTGGTTGCGGGTTATGCCCTATCTCATTGCCCTGATTTTGGGCGGTATCAATTTGTATAGCTTTTACTTTGCCGCCAATCCTCGGCTTTATTTGAGTCTTAGGCTGTGGGATTTTAGTTTTATCGGGCTAACGGTAATTCTATTTTTTATCTTGCTTTTTGACGCTCGCCTGTCCACCCTCTCTGCCCTCACCCGGCAGCAAACCACCATCATCCTGGTGGGCAGTGTGATTTCGTTTGGCCCAATTGCCATTT
Proteins encoded in this window:
- a CDS encoding 6-phosphofructokinase; translation: MKIGILTGGGDVPGLNPCIKAVVNRAVEEGHTILGIRRGWRGLLNFNKNDDAGAKTWLLPLDKQTVRTVDRTGGTFLHTSRTNPAKVKAGSIPEFLRKPGWNPESRECLDFTPHVLKNLEHLGVDVLIPIGGDDTLSYGHRLHTEGFPIVAVPKTMDNDVHGTDYCIGFSTAVTRSVNFIHNLRTSVGSHERIGIIELFGRNSGETSLISAYLADVDRAIISEVPFDPEKLAQLLKQDKNNNPSNYALMTISEGASLIDGNILERGAEDAYGHKKLGGIGAITGDLLKKLTGENIIYQQVAYLMRSGTPDSVDLMVGFNFANMVMDLIAQKKFGRMVALREGKYTDVPANILSQGVKRVDVDELYDINAYRPKVRHVSQKPLFLY